From Dictyoglomus sp., one genomic window encodes:
- a CDS encoding anaerobic ribonucleoside-triphosphate reductase activating protein, producing MKISGYLGFSLIDFPEKISFVIFTQGCNFRCPFCHNPELISTRKKGVYSEEFILEELARRRKLIDSVVITGGEPTLQKDLPKFLFKLKKKRLFVKLDTNGSNPYMLMELIQARLVDYVALDFKNSKEKYGETIGLKEDLAEKYYKNLMESLKILKKSNINFEVRTTLVPKLVREKDLRIIKDVIGDVPYYLQQFNPEKTLNLEYRFQKPYSPEKVKDFKEKVQGKLRGVVNSS from the coding sequence TTGAAAATCTCAGGTTACCTGGGATTTAGTTTAATAGATTTTCCTGAAAAAATATCCTTTGTAATATTTACCCAAGGATGTAATTTTAGATGTCCATTTTGTCATAACCCTGAATTGATATCCACAAGAAAAAAGGGGGTATATTCTGAAGAATTTATATTAGAAGAATTAGCAAGAAGAAGGAAATTGATAGATTCTGTAGTAATAACAGGAGGGGAGCCTACATTGCAAAAAGATCTTCCCAAATTTTTATTTAAATTAAAAAAGAAAAGACTTTTTGTAAAATTAGATACCAATGGTAGTAACCCCTATATGTTGATGGAATTAATTCAAGCAAGACTAGTGGATTACGTTGCTCTTGATTTTAAGAACTCTAAAGAAAAATATGGAGAAACTATAGGTTTAAAAGAAGATTTAGCAGAGAAATATTACAAAAATCTTATGGAATCCTTAAAAATTCTAAAAAAAAGTAATATAAATTTTGAAGTAAGGACTACACTGGTTCCAAAATTAGTGAGAGAAAAAGATTTAAGAATTATCAAAGATGTTATTGGGGATGTTCCTTATTATTTACAGCAGTTTAATCCTGAGAAAACGTTAAATTTGGAATATAGATTTCAAAAACCATATTCCCCAGAAAAGGTTAAAGATTTTAAAGAAAAGGTTCAAGGAAAATTAAGAGGAGTTGTTAATTCTTCTTAA
- a CDS encoding MFS transporter — MKLKELKREIIEKKEIYTLIILLGIGNIGFSLFSAFRSFNLIFFISKFTTSKTQIGIIMSIIGFAGMIVPPLIGLLSDRMIKVLKGRKYIVIFSLIFLVLALLRFERSKSLKDLYINTFLISTFFFSGFAPFQSLVPDLIPKNFFAKATGILNFSSYLVQGIYIILILFLHTDFIKFLLIYLGIILSLLFLLLIPEEAKEYKKDVMDLNYFRGGIWIKLFALQWLIWYSISSISSFILLFFQDALFASLKDYIIALGIFGILSWISTIPIGFIADRYSKEKLSAIGLALLAISSVLFSQTYRLIHVYPPLILYGISLSLLSIVPYSLLLSYIPKEKAGSFVGLNNLIISFSQIISYFLSGLIIDYGSYRINFLQGAVASIIALLILRRINNSS; from the coding sequence GTGAAATTAAAAGAACTAAAAAGAGAAATTATTGAGAAAAAAGAGATATACACTTTAATAATTCTATTAGGAATTGGAAATATAGGATTTTCTCTGTTTTCTGCCTTTCGAAGTTTTAATTTGATATTTTTTATAAGCAAGTTTACAACTTCAAAAACTCAAATTGGAATTATAATGTCTATAATAGGTTTTGCAGGAATGATAGTTCCTCCTTTGATTGGCTTACTTTCTGATAGAATGATTAAAGTTTTAAAAGGAAGAAAATATATAGTTATTTTCAGTTTGATCTTTTTAGTTTTAGCTCTTTTAAGGTTTGAGAGGTCAAAAAGTCTAAAGGACTTATATATAAATACCTTTTTAATCTCTACTTTCTTCTTTTCAGGATTTGCTCCTTTCCAGTCCTTAGTTCCAGATTTGATACCAAAGAATTTTTTTGCAAAAGCAACAGGAATATTGAACTTTTCCTCTTATCTAGTTCAGGGAATTTATATCATTCTTATTTTATTTCTCCATACTGATTTTATAAAATTTCTTTTGATATATTTAGGAATAATCCTTTCTCTTCTTTTTCTTCTTCTTATTCCTGAAGAAGCGAAAGAATATAAAAAAGATGTTATGGATCTTAATTATTTTAGAGGAGGAATATGGATTAAGCTTTTTGCATTGCAGTGGCTAATATGGTATAGTATATCCTCCATTAGTTCTTTTATTCTTCTTTTTTTTCAGGATGCCCTTTTTGCCTCTCTAAAAGATTACATAATTGCTCTTGGTATCTTTGGAATATTGTCTTGGATTTCTACCATTCCCATAGGTTTTATTGCGGATAGATATTCTAAAGAAAAATTAAGTGCTATTGGTTTGGCACTTTTGGCAATAAGTAGTGTTCTTTTCTCACAAACCTATAGATTAATTCATGTTTATCCTCCTTTAATTCTCTATGGCATCAGCCTATCTTTATTATCCATTGTCCCCTATAGCCTTTTATTGAGTTATATTCCCAAGGAAAAGGCAGGAAGCTTTGTAGGATTAAATAATTTAATTATTTCTTTTTCTCAGATTATTTCCTATTTTCTTTCAGGTTTAATTATTGATTATGGAAGTTACAGGATTAATTTTCTCCAAGGAGCAGTAGCATCTATTATTGCACTTTTAATCTTAAGAAGAATTAACAACTCCTCTTAA
- the cimA gene encoding citramalate synthase, which translates to MNKIYLYDTTLRDGAQSERISFSLEDKLRIVEKLDDFGIDYIEGGWPGSNPKDLNFFKRVKEIPLKHAKIAAFGSTRRVKNLPETDPNLKALLDSDTPVVTIFGKSWDFHVIEILKTTLDNNLQIIYDSVKYLKSHNKEVIYDAEHFFDGFKSDPSYAIATLESAVEGGADCIVLADTNGGSLPWEIAEAIRKVKEKIKAPLGIHTHNDSELAVANTIVAVLEGVIHVQGTMNGYGERCGNANLCSIIPILQLKMGIPVLPEENLAKLTDLSHWISEIANLPPESWAPFVGRSAFAHKGGVHVNAILKNPKSYEHINPEKVGNKRRILVSELSGTSTIVSKAREFNIDLDRDSPLAKMILDKVTELENEGYYFEGAEASFELLVRHALGQETKLFDLIGLRVIVEKIGEDGETITEATLKLKVKDKIVHVASEGNGPVHALDQALRKALTEFYPQLKNIQLSDFKVRVINGKSGTGAKVRVLIDSVDNQGRSWSTVGVSTNIIEASWKALVESLEYGLLEEKED; encoded by the coding sequence ATGAATAAAATTTATCTCTATGATACCACTCTAAGAGATGGAGCCCAAAGTGAAAGAATTTCTTTTTCTTTAGAGGATAAATTAAGAATAGTAGAAAAGCTTGATGATTTTGGAATTGACTACATTGAAGGAGGATGGCCTGGTTCTAATCCTAAAGATCTGAACTTTTTCAAAAGAGTTAAAGAAATCCCCTTAAAACATGCTAAAATTGCTGCTTTTGGAAGCACAAGAAGAGTAAAGAATCTACCTGAAACAGATCCTAATTTAAAAGCCTTACTAGATAGTGACACTCCAGTAGTGACTATTTTTGGAAAAAGTTGGGACTTTCATGTTATAGAGATTCTTAAAACAACCCTTGATAATAACCTTCAAATAATATACGATTCGGTGAAGTATTTAAAATCCCATAATAAAGAAGTAATCTATGATGCAGAACATTTCTTTGACGGGTTTAAATCTGACCCATCCTATGCTATAGCTACATTGGAGTCTGCAGTAGAGGGAGGAGCAGATTGTATAGTTTTAGCAGATACCAATGGAGGATCCCTGCCTTGGGAAATAGCTGAAGCTATTAGAAAGGTTAAAGAAAAAATTAAAGCTCCTTTAGGAATTCATACCCATAATGATTCAGAACTAGCAGTAGCAAATACTATAGTTGCTGTTTTAGAGGGAGTTATTCACGTACAGGGTACAATGAATGGGTATGGGGAAAGATGTGGAAATGCAAATTTATGCTCCATAATACCTATACTTCAGTTAAAAATGGGTATTCCCGTACTTCCTGAAGAAAATTTAGCAAAGCTTACGGATTTATCTCATTGGATTTCTGAAATTGCTAATCTTCCTCCTGAGTCCTGGGCACCCTTTGTTGGAAGAAGCGCTTTTGCCCATAAGGGAGGAGTACACGTTAATGCCATTTTGAAAAACCCTAAATCTTATGAACATATAAATCCTGAAAAGGTAGGAAACAAGAGGAGAATATTAGTTTCAGAACTTTCAGGAACAAGTACCATTGTTTCAAAAGCAAGAGAATTTAATATAGATTTAGATAGAGACTCACCTTTAGCAAAAATGATTTTAGATAAGGTTACAGAACTGGAAAATGAAGGGTATTATTTTGAAGGTGCAGAAGCATCCTTTGAGCTTTTAGTAAGACATGCCTTAGGGCAAGAAACAAAACTTTTTGATTTAATTGGTTTAAGAGTCATAGTAGAAAAAATAGGAGAAGATGGAGAAACAATAACTGAAGCAACATTAAAACTAAAGGTCAAAGATAAAATTGTCCATGTAGCATCCGAAGGAAATGGTCCTGTACATGCTCTCGACCAAGCTCTAAGAAAAGCTCTCACAGAATTCTATCCCCAATTAAAGAATATTCAACTTTCCGATTTCAAAGTAAGGGTAATTAATGGAAAGAGTGGAACAGGAGCAAAAGTAAGAGTATTAATCGATTCTGTGGATAATCAAGGAAGAAGTTGGAGCACTGTTGGAGTTTCTACAAATATAATAGAGGCAAGTTGGAAAGCCTTAGTAGAAAGTCTTGAATATGGGCTTTTAGAAGAAAAAGAAGACTAA
- the leuB gene encoding 3-isopropylmalate dehydrogenase yields MSYKIAVLPGDGIGPEVIQQGIKVLKAIERVFGHKFEMEFALAGGVAIDEKGTPLPEETFNLCKESNAILLGAVGGPKWDNLPSHLRPEQALLGLRGGLKLFANIRPIKAYNSLIFSSPLKPEIVKDVDFVIIRELTGGLYFGKPKERYEKDGEFFAVDTMIYSEKEIERIARVAFSIAEKRRKKVTSVDKANILETSRLWREVVEKISKEYSEIILEHMYVDNCSMQIIRNPRQFDVILTENTFGDILSDEAAVITGSIGMLPSASLGEGEIGLYEPIHGSAPDIAGKNIANPLGTILSCAFLLRYSLNLEKEAKLIEEAVEKVLSLGYFTKDLYNNNPNAKKLVSTEEMGDLIVKYIERGELNE; encoded by the coding sequence ATGAGTTACAAAATTGCAGTATTACCAGGAGATGGCATTGGACCAGAAGTAATCCAGCAAGGGATTAAAGTTTTAAAAGCAATAGAGAGGGTATTTGGACATAAATTTGAGATGGAATTTGCCCTAGCAGGAGGGGTTGCTATTGACGAGAAAGGAACTCCTCTCCCTGAAGAAACTTTTAATCTTTGTAAGGAGAGCAACGCAATTTTATTAGGCGCAGTGGGAGGACCAAAATGGGATAACCTGCCTTCCCATCTTCGTCCTGAACAAGCCCTTTTAGGGCTTAGGGGAGGCTTGAAACTATTTGCTAATATTAGACCAATAAAGGCATATAATTCCTTAATTTTTAGTTCTCCTCTAAAACCCGAGATTGTTAAAGATGTAGATTTTGTTATTATCCGAGAACTTACAGGAGGACTTTATTTTGGAAAACCTAAAGAAAGATATGAAAAAGATGGAGAGTTTTTTGCGGTAGATACTATGATTTATTCAGAGAAAGAAATTGAAAGAATAGCAAGAGTCGCCTTTTCTATTGCTGAGAAAAGAAGAAAGAAAGTTACCTCTGTAGATAAGGCAAATATTTTAGAGACTTCAAGACTATGGAGAGAAGTTGTAGAGAAAATTTCTAAAGAGTATTCTGAAATTATCTTAGAACATATGTATGTAGATAATTGTTCTATGCAAATAATAAGAAATCCTAGACAATTTGATGTTATTTTGACAGAAAATACCTTTGGAGATATTTTAAGTGATGAAGCAGCAGTGATAACTGGATCTATTGGAATGCTTCCATCTGCAAGTCTTGGGGAAGGAGAAATAGGCTTATATGAACCCATTCATGGCTCTGCTCCAGATATTGCGGGAAAAAATATTGCAAATCCCTTAGGAACTATTTTATCCTGTGCCTTCTTATTGAGATATTCTCTAAACTTAGAAAAAGAAGCAAAATTAATTGAAGAAGCAGTAGAAAAAGTTTTAAGTTTAGGATATTTTACTAAAGATTTATATAACAATAATCCCAATGCTAAGAAGTTAGTCTCTACGGAAGAAATGGGAGATCTAATAGTTAAATATATAGAGAGAGGTGAGCTTAATGAATAA
- the leuD gene encoding 3-isopropylmalate dehydratase small subunit, whose product MIYQGKALCYGDNIDTDVIIPARYLNTTDPNELSLHCMEDLDPLFHEKVKEKNILVVGENFGCGSSREHAPIALKASGIQCIIAKSFARIFYRNAINIGFPILEIPSAVERIKEGDLLRVDFINGIVENLSTKERFETKPFPPLIQEIINKGGLINFAKERIKGGEL is encoded by the coding sequence ATGATTTATCAAGGAAAAGCCCTTTGTTATGGAGATAATATAGATACCGATGTAATTATTCCTGCAAGGTATCTAAATACCACTGATCCTAATGAACTTTCCCTTCATTGTATGGAAGATTTAGATCCTTTATTTCATGAAAAGGTTAAAGAGAAAAACATTCTTGTAGTAGGAGAGAATTTTGGATGTGGCTCCTCTCGAGAACATGCTCCTATAGCTTTAAAAGCATCGGGTATTCAATGCATCATTGCAAAATCCTTTGCAAGAATCTTTTATAGAAATGCTATAAATATTGGTTTTCCTATTTTGGAAATTCCTTCTGCCGTAGAAAGAATTAAAGAAGGGGATCTTTTAAGAGTAGATTTTATCAATGGGATAGTAGAAAATCTCTCCACGAAAGAAAGATTTGAAACAAAACCTTTTCCCCCCTTAATTCAAGAAATTATAAACAAGGGGGGGCTAATAAATTTTGCTAAAGAGAGAATTAAAGGGGGAGAATTATGA
- the leuC gene encoding 3-isopropylmalate dehydratase large subunit — MGLTITEKILLKHSNNKEISPGDLIFVKLDFMLANDITAPLAIKEFRKIGAKKVFDPEKIALIPDHYTPNKDIKSAQQAKEVREFAREQGIKYFYDGGRVGIEHALLPEEGLVLPGDCIIGADSHTCTYGALGAFSTGVGSTDLAYAMTFGEIWLKVPESIKFIYYGKLPKWVGGKDLILFTIGKIGVDGARYKAMEFTGEVIRSLSMADRFTICNMAIEAGAKSGIIEPDEITLEYVRSRAKRNFEIFYSDKDANYSEIYEWDVSNLEPMVAFPHLPSNVYPISEVINKNITLDQVYIGSCTNGRLEDLRIAAKILKGHKVNPNLRLIITPATPSIYMSALKEGLIEIFLSAGGIITPPSCGPCLGGHLGVLAEGERALSTTNRNFVGRMGHPKSEVYLSNPAVAAASAILGRISAPWEVEVKE; from the coding sequence ATGGGATTAACTATTACCGAAAAAATTCTTCTAAAACACTCAAATAATAAAGAGATTTCTCCTGGAGATTTGATCTTTGTAAAATTAGATTTTATGTTAGCTAACGACATTACTGCTCCTTTAGCTATAAAGGAATTTAGAAAAATAGGTGCGAAAAAGGTCTTTGATCCTGAAAAAATTGCCTTGATTCCTGATCACTATACCCCTAATAAGGATATAAAGTCAGCCCAGCAAGCAAAAGAAGTTAGAGAATTTGCAAGAGAGCAGGGAATTAAATACTTTTACGATGGAGGAAGAGTAGGAATAGAGCATGCTCTTCTTCCTGAAGAAGGCTTGGTTTTACCTGGAGATTGTATAATCGGTGCGGATTCCCATACCTGTACCTATGGTGCCTTAGGGGCTTTTTCTACTGGAGTTGGAAGTACTGATTTAGCTTATGCTATGACTTTTGGAGAAATTTGGCTCAAAGTTCCTGAGTCTATAAAATTTATTTATTATGGAAAACTTCCAAAATGGGTAGGGGGGAAAGATTTAATATTGTTTACTATAGGAAAGATAGGAGTTGATGGAGCAAGATACAAAGCTATGGAGTTTACAGGAGAAGTGATTAGAAGTCTTTCAATGGCAGACAGGTTTACTATATGCAATATGGCAATAGAAGCAGGAGCAAAAAGTGGAATTATCGAGCCCGATGAGATTACCTTAGAGTATGTTAGGAGTAGAGCCAAAAGAAATTTTGAAATTTTTTATAGCGATAAAGACGCAAATTATAGTGAAATATATGAATGGGATGTTTCAAATTTGGAACCTATGGTTGCTTTTCCCCATCTTCCTAGTAATGTCTATCCTATTTCTGAAGTTATTAATAAAAATATAACATTAGATCAGGTATATATTGGATCTTGTACCAATGGAAGATTAGAAGATTTAAGAATTGCTGCAAAGATTCTAAAGGGACATAAGGTTAATCCTAATTTAAGGTTAATAATAACCCCTGCAACTCCTTCCATATATATGTCCGCTTTAAAAGAGGGATTAATTGAAATATTTTTATCTGCTGGAGGTATAATCACTCCTCCCAGTTGTGGTCCTTGTTTAGGAGGACATCTAGGGGTTTTAGCAGAAGGAGAAAGAGCTTTAAGTACTACTAATAGAAACTTTGTAGGAAGAATGGGACATCCAAAGAGTGAAGTTTATTTATCTAATCCTGCAGTAGCAGCAGCTTCTGCCATCTTGGGAAGGATATCTGCACCTTGGGAAGTGGAGGTGAAAGAATGA
- a CDS encoding 2-isopropylmalate synthase, with translation MEKIYIFDTTLRDGEQTPGVSLNVEEKLEIAKQLAKLNVDIIEAGFPISSEGEFQAVKTIAEKVKGPVIAALARAIPQDIDRAWEALKYAENPRIHTFIATSDIHMEKKLRKTKEEVLEQAIFAVKYAKKYCSDVEFSPEDAVRSNFDFLCKVIEEVINAGATVINIPDTVGYALPWEFGELIKRIREKVKNIDKVILSVHCHNDLGLAVANSLSAIINGAQQVECTINGLGERAGNAALEEIVMAIKVRKLGKDVGINTKEIYKTSRLVSSLTGIMIQPNKAIVGDNAFTHESGIHQHGVIQDPSTYEIMSPESIGLSESRIVLGKHSGRHAFEKRLEELGYSLNKEELDEAFKRFKELADKKKEITDRDLEALIKNGFRESEEMIKLEHLQVVSGLGIVPTATIVIDKRGEKIKSVNTGNGPVDAVYKAISESIKVEHNLLDFSLRSVTSGTDALGEALVKISDESGNIFVGRATSTDVIEASAKAYLRAISNLLSYKERTKN, from the coding sequence ATGGAAAAGATTTATATCTTTGACACCACACTAAGAGATGGAGAACAAACCCCAGGGGTTAGTTTAAATGTAGAAGAAAAATTAGAAATTGCAAAACAATTAGCTAAATTAAATGTAGATATAATTGAGGCAGGATTTCCCATATCATCAGAAGGAGAATTTCAGGCAGTAAAAACTATAGCAGAAAAGGTAAAAGGACCTGTAATAGCTGCATTAGCAAGAGCAATACCACAAGATATAGATAGAGCATGGGAAGCCTTAAAATATGCAGAAAATCCAAGAATACATACTTTTATTGCAACCTCAGATATCCATATGGAAAAAAAACTAAGAAAAACAAAAGAAGAAGTATTAGAACAAGCAATCTTTGCAGTAAAATATGCAAAAAAATATTGCAGTGATGTAGAATTTTCTCCAGAAGATGCAGTGAGAAGTAATTTTGATTTTCTGTGTAAAGTTATTGAAGAAGTAATTAATGCAGGAGCAACAGTCATAAATATTCCTGATACAGTAGGATATGCTTTACCTTGGGAATTTGGAGAACTGATAAAAAGAATCAGAGAAAAAGTGAAAAATATTGATAAAGTAATTCTTAGTGTTCATTGCCATAATGATTTAGGATTAGCTGTAGCAAATTCTTTGTCTGCCATTATAAATGGAGCTCAACAAGTAGAATGTACTATAAATGGTTTAGGAGAGAGAGCAGGAAATGCAGCCTTAGAAGAAATTGTCATGGCAATTAAAGTGAGAAAATTGGGAAAAGATGTAGGAATAAATACAAAAGAAATTTATAAAACAAGTAGGCTAGTTAGTTCTCTTACGGGAATAATGATACAGCCTAATAAAGCTATCGTTGGAGACAATGCCTTTACCCATGAGTCAGGAATTCATCAGCATGGAGTAATTCAAGATCCCTCTACTTATGAGATTATGTCTCCAGAAAGTATTGGGCTTTCTGAGAGTAGAATAGTCTTAGGAAAACACTCAGGAAGACATGCTTTTGAAAAAAGATTAGAAGAGCTTGGTTATAGTTTAAACAAAGAAGAATTAGATGAAGCCTTCAAAAGATTTAAGGAGTTGGCAGATAAGAAGAAAGAAATTACTGATAGAGATCTAGAAGCCTTGATTAAAAATGGATTTAGAGAATCTGAAGAAATGATAAAATTAGAGCATCTTCAGGTAGTTAGTGGATTAGGTATTGTTCCCACCGCAACAATTGTAATAGATAAAAGAGGAGAAAAGATAAAAAGTGTAAATACAGGAAATGGACCAGTAGATGCAGTGTATAAAGCTATATCAGAGTCTATTAAAGTGGAACATAATTTATTAGACTTTTCTCTTCGATCTGTAACTTCAGGAACTGATGCTTTAGGGGAAGCTTTAGTCAAAATTTCCGATGAATCTGGAAATATTTTTGTAGGAAGAGCAACAAGCACCGATGTGATTGAGGCAAGTGCAAAGGCATATTTAAGAGCAATTAGTAATCTCTTAAGTTATAAAGAAAGAACTAAAAATTAA
- the ilvC gene encoding ketol-acid reductoisomerase produces MAKVYYDSDVNMDILKDKIIAVLGYGSQGRAHSNNLKDSGLKVILGLRPNGESWKRAIEEGMEVYDIETAVQKADIIMFLFPDTEQAQVYKEKVAPNLKPYKALGFAHGFNIHYHQIVPPPFVDVFMVAPKGPGPLVRQLYMEGKGVPALFAVHQDYSQNCKDIALSYAKGIGATRAGVLETTFKEETETDLFGEQVVLCGGVTALIKAGFETLVNAGYQPEVAYYECLHELKLIVDLINQGGITFMRKAVSDTAKYGDITRGPRIINEETRKEMQKILKEIQEGIFAREWILENQVGRPVFNALLKKDEEHLIEKVGKVLRKMMPWLKAQE; encoded by the coding sequence ATGGCAAAAGTTTATTATGATTCTGATGTCAATATGGATATTCTTAAGGATAAGATTATTGCAGTTTTAGGATATGGTAGTCAGGGAAGAGCTCATTCTAACAATCTAAAAGATAGTGGTTTAAAGGTTATTCTTGGATTAAGACCAAATGGAGAATCATGGAAAAGAGCTATAGAAGAAGGAATGGAAGTTTATGATATAGAAACTGCAGTTCAAAAGGCAGATATAATTATGTTTTTATTTCCTGATACGGAACAAGCTCAAGTATATAAGGAAAAAGTAGCACCAAATTTGAAACCTTATAAAGCTTTAGGATTTGCTCATGGGTTTAATATTCACTATCACCAAATTGTACCTCCTCCCTTTGTAGATGTATTCATGGTTGCTCCCAAGGGACCTGGTCCTCTAGTAAGACAACTTTATATGGAAGGTAAAGGAGTTCCTGCCCTTTTTGCAGTCCATCAAGACTACTCCCAAAACTGTAAAGACATAGCCCTCTCTTATGCAAAAGGAATAGGAGCTACAAGAGCAGGAGTTTTGGAAACTACTTTTAAAGAGGAAACAGAAACAGATCTTTTTGGAGAACAAGTAGTTCTTTGCGGAGGAGTAACAGCTTTAATAAAGGCAGGCTTTGAAACATTGGTTAATGCAGGATATCAACCTGAGGTTGCTTATTATGAATGTCTTCACGAGTTAAAACTCATAGTAGATCTTATAAATCAAGGTGGGATAACTTTTATGAGAAAAGCAGTAAGTGATACTGCAAAGTATGGAGATATAACAAGGGGACCAAGAATTATTAACGAAGAGACCCGTAAAGAGATGCAAAAAATCCTGAAGGAAATTCAAGAGGGAATATTTGCAAGGGAATGGATTTTAGAGAATCAAGTAGGAAGACCTGTATTTAATGCCCTCCTAAAGAAGGATGAAGAACACCTAATTGAAAAGGTAGGAAAGGTTTTAAGAAAGATGATGCCTTGGCTAAAGGCACAAGAATAG
- the ilvN gene encoding acetolactate synthase small subunit: MKHTLSLLVENKPGVLARIAGLFSRRGYNIESLAVNTTESSEISRITLVVDGDEKVLEQITKQLYKLIVVLKVNDFTDVPVVERELALIRVNSDTNNRRAIIDLVEIFRASIVDVSERELIIEITGDSEKIDAFVKNLEPYGIKEMVRTGKIVMPRGMRLNSK; this comes from the coding sequence ATGAAACACACCCTCTCCCTTTTAGTGGAGAATAAACCTGGAGTTCTAGCAAGAATTGCAGGACTCTTTAGTAGAAGAGGATACAATATTGAAAGCTTAGCTGTGAATACCACAGAATCCTCTGAAATTTCTCGCATAACCTTAGTCGTCGACGGTGATGAAAAAGTTTTAGAACAGATTACAAAACAACTTTATAAATTAATAGTCGTATTAAAGGTGAATGATTTTACTGATGTTCCTGTCGTAGAAAGGGAATTGGCTTTAATTAGGGTGAATTCTGATACCAATAACAGAAGGGCAATAATAGATCTTGTGGAAATTTTTAGAGCAAGTATTGTAGATGTTAGTGAGAGAGAATTAATTATTGAAATTACTGGAGATAGCGAGAAGATTGATGCCTTTGTAAAGAATTTAGAGCCCTATGGAATAAAAGAGATGGTGAGAACAGGGAAAATAGTTATGCCTCGAGGGATGAGATTAAATAGTAAATAA